The genomic stretch ggggggagaaagggtGGTATCACTGTTAAACCATTACattctaaaaaaagaaacacagtgAAACACGCTACACAGACATATtcatactcacatacatgcaaacGTACAAGCataaatacacgcacacacacaagtgcacagcAGAACAATAGaagcacatgcatgtgcatcAGCCAGACTgtacatgcagacatacagacaatATGACCCTTATagaaaatactgaaataacACATTCAGTACGTATGCAAGTACCACTGCTGcacagtacatactgtacatcttaATTGCGTAGGGTTCAGTGGTGACTGCTGTGAGTCCTTTGCATGATGTATGATGCTGGTGGTTTTGTAAGCATGTATTTGCGTATGACACAGGGCCTCCATTACCCTGTTTGAGAGTTTATATGTGCACTCATGTTGGTTCTGGTTGTGTCTGTTTATTCTCACAGATCTGGCTTTGCCTGCAGCTGCCCGTGTCCGCCTGGCCACTGAGGCTGTTTCTGGTGCAGTCTCAAATGCTTTCCCTCCAGTGCCCTACTTTCTTGTCTTCCTTGTggtctactgtatgtgttaCGTCGGGggggacagaagaaccaaaagcagacaggggtgcagaaaaaatggcaggtttacttgcaaaaaaaacaggccaaggtgaaaaaccagggggtcagtccaacatgGCAGAGGTACCGaacaaccaaagaagagtccagggaagcaggcaggggtcaaaaccggaaatccagataaacaagggcaaggactcaggggcaagggcaagggcaagggcaagggcaagggcaaaaggaggctagaactgggggaaggaataaagggctcgggactcagaaaacaggacaagacgaactagcagcatgcaactgaaaagggcaggtataaatacacaggggaatgagacaaactaggcggggcatgggagtgagggcagcctaacaaataaacatcaggtgagacacatgaataataataataatagcacaaAAACGAGGGGgaacgaaaacgtggactggattcacaaagacacacatgcaatacaaacggctccggactagggagtagacaatttgtagagaatcaggagatgcagagatacggagagacaggtgcgaatactttgctgaaactaagcaagtaatcagtgatagaatagggaggcagagttacagaacagaattgaaactggagatgcgttagtaagttagttaagtgatttaaattacaaatacccaaaactagtgaatgttagtttgttagtttgacaaacatattagtgcgtcagtataattagtactgtacaacttctatgttagttgggattagtatattagtgctatgttcaaacatgaaatggagagaaagcaggaagtaaggaatgcaagattggaaggaaggttgaaccccggaactaccataaacacccgaatagtggggcacgcagacaggggagtgactaggctagtaaacattcagactcagacatcacagtggaagacgagtgcaaagactaatgaatataaacagaacaccagacatgaaatatgaaaaataataaattacaggaataatgataataaacaatgatgaactaacacaggacagaacacaggaacataacagtatGTGAATATTTGTATATGTCTCTTACATTATTTGTGTTCAAATAGCTTTGTCTGTCACATCCTGTAACCACCCACATCTAATATAAAGAATCaatataaaaactaaaacatttttgaaagacTACCCTAACTTGGTTTAAATATTCTAGCATTAAATCACAGGAATAAAAGAGGAAGGCTAACAGATAAAAGCAACCTGATCTTATTTCTAATTTACAAAATCATCCTAAAAGTAATGCATATTTCATGAAGGTATTCACAGATGACTGAAAATGAGAATGATGGCTGACCACTGGCCTGAGAGGACAACTACAGCAGACCTACCACAGCCTTTACTGTGGCTGTCACGCCAACAGAAATCCCACTTTGACTCCCAGGCCATcacaacacagacagcagtgtgtggACTTTATGCCAAAGAACATTAGGTCAGTCCTCCAggtacaacaaaaacaacataaacaaaaacactcactATTCCATTCACCCACCATCTTtcctatttatatttattttaggaaAGGGAGATTGAGCTCACATCTCTATTAGCAATTAGAGCCTCTTCAACAATGGAACCATACATTTATACTATTTTTACACAGAAATGAGAACACGATTTCCTCCCGGTGGCCTTACTGAACTCTCCTGGTCACACTTTCCACTCCAATCTTTTTAATTCTACTCTGGGAGTACTAGTCTGTCTTTATCTGTTTTCACAATTATATGATTGGTCTCTGTCAGTTTCTAACTGTTATACAGACTCCAGAATGTTCTACTAAGAATGATATACAGTGTGCTCTGCCACATAAAGAAATACAACTAAGGAAACAAACCACAAATGAATTTAGCCAACACCATAACAAATGTACGACCCAGCATTAATCCAGCCTCACAGTACTAGAAACCTCTCATGAGGCAGAAAGTCAACATAAATATTAAGTGAAAGCACACAAATTGATTTCTAGTACAAATATATGTGGCTGGTTAGTTCTTAGGCCAGGGATGACCTATCCCCACCGCATGacagacagaacacacagaatGCACTTATTCTTGCTGTTATTCTTTGCTCAGTTCTGTTGCTCACGGTGGCAGGCTCATGTTTTTTAACAAGTGGGTGAGTATTCACAGAAACAGCAAAGGCGGAGAGGAGAAAGTGAGCTAATAGTTTGGCCTGATGGGCAAATACAGGAAGGGAGgggaagggaaagagagaaaaaggaaaagatgAGAGTAAGGGGTGATAGAATGGAGGCGTATAAAAGCCTAGCTGCAGGGAATAGACAGACTtctcagacagacaggaggagtgCAAGAAAAGCTAATCAGCAAGAACCCATACACTTCAACTATTTCTCAAAGGTAAGTACACTAGAAAATGAATGTGTACACAAATAACTacttaattaatttataaaaccttaatgCTAATACACAGCTGTTAAGTCAGAAACCATCTTGAAATGTTGTGAGCAATTTATATGTTATTTCAGTTGCTCTAAAGGGTAATTATGATGTTTTTTATTCCACCTTGTATGTAGTATAGgcctacacacccacacaaacatcaTAACTGTGAACACGCTGTTGGGCACATGGCAGTGTCAGTTTAAAAGAAGGTTCAATTCATTTACTTTGACAAAAAcattactaaaatgtatttttattacatgttatttttatttcataatttttgcagtgtctgtatgtgtacaaTGGACCCATACATTACAAGTCACTTTAACATGCCTAGCAAATATCAATTACTGCTTCATTGTTAAATAGATCATctgtttttcaccatttttcagtgCTTGTCAAAGGTGAATTCTACTGCATGATAAGTACTGCAGTAAATGTTCATACCATTTAATATGTTGACTCATGGTTTATTGGTTACCACTCTAtaaccaaaaacacaaaaacaaaatgaaaacagatgTTTCAAGGCCTCTTTTTGGTCATAAAACAGTGATGAGCAATCCATCATGATGGTTTTAGAACCATCTTGATGTTTAAAGATAACCTTTCATCCTAATGCAGACTCCATTGGAGTGCACTGAGGGTTGAggagggtatgtgtgtatgtgtgtctatctCAGCTATTAGACATGTGTAAAGCTGTAGCATCAGCACCTCCCCCAGGCAGAACCAGCCTAAGATCCCCAAAGATCAATCACCCAGAGCAAAAAGCCGCAAACATAGCGCCCCTCATGGCACGCGGTCTGGATTCCCAGCACTAAGAGGGCTGTTTTTACAGGTGTAAACCTCCATCCTCCATCTACTAACTGGGCTTGTGCCTCACTCTGTTTCCATTCCCTAGCTTCCTCAGGACTCGGGCATTTGCTTTGCCCTGCAGAAGGTACATTAGGAACAGAGGAGGGCTGTATTTGGATATTGGGGTCACAGGTGGAGCTGCCCACAGGTGGAGCTTGCGTTCATGTTCATGGTTCTTTTCACTGTGATTTTATTGTGGTTCTGTGAGCCTGAGTACCTGCCCTTTTCACCCAAGTGTCcgatgttttcactttgtcattatgggttactgagtgtataatgatgggcaattaaatctacaacacaataaagtgaaggggtctgtacactttctgaagccactgtatctgACTGTGATGTGCCGTTCGTCTTTTATGCAGCTGATATCGACAGAAATTATTCCTTTCAAAAAGGGTTTGAAAGGAATTCAATTTCAGCCTAATTCTTTAACCATATGTGCTGGACAATAGTGCCCCTTTGgcattgcatttgcatttatatatagtatattgtTACTAAAGTTACAATAACTATTAATGGAAGTTTCATTTCAGTACACATGCTGCATGGGTGTGATAacactttctgtctctctccatccccccccccccctcgctatctctctctctctctctttcgctctctgtCTACAGGAAGGATGAAGGTTACTCTGCAGTGTGGGGTGCTGAGTGTCATTCTCGTCCTCTGTCTCTGCTATGGTTAGATTACTTTActcatcatatttatcatacTCTGCCTTATTCATTCATTACCAACGTGCAAGGACACTGTGTGCCACAAGCATAATAAAGAAAGGGGGttcatattaatatatattttatattctgaaatgttctatttttgcattgtaatgcactgtaaagGCATGTGTTTTGTCTGGCCTTGTTCAGGTCAATGCACCAGGGAGGGGACAATGAGCACTCAGACATAAGCCTATTAGATTGAATGCATTGACTACCTATggggccccctggtggacagtcAGAAACAGATGACTATACTGTACAAATATGCATTGTAgcaatattgttttatattcaaTACACTCAAGATTTTCCAGAACGAGTTGCGAAGAGATTTTATTCACCTGtgactttattattttacagattCTCATGAAAGTCGTGAGTCTTTTGAAGGTAAAGTATATCACATTCTTAAATAGGTGTTCTTAAATTATTACTAAAAAAGGCATTCTCAATCATACATAGGAatgaatatattcaaatattggTTATATACTGGTTTAAAAATGAGGTGTGAGCATTATATTAGCATTATTTTCACTAagtgattttatatttttcttgattATAAAAATTTCAGATCTGTTTTTAAGTCCATACCGAGCCAATTCTTTCTTCAACCGTCCAAGAGTCAACACCTACAACAGCTACAACTACAGAAGGTAAACCTTGCATAATGTGACATCAACTATAGCTGTCAATAGTAATACCTAAGTACACACAGATTAATAAAATAGCCATAGCCACATGTTCACTGTTTTCACATACCATACGAGGACTACTTTTTTgtgaacaattatttttatcattattcagTCTTCTAAACCCATCAGTTTGTCAGTTGTGCACACAAAGACTACATCTGCCGACAGGCATACTCCATGTTGTGGTTGTGATGCAGGAAGCATGTTAAAGTGTTGTTGTAATTCTCAAGGAGAATCTCAAGGagataaatatatgaataaactcAGTGATGACACATTAAAAAGCTCCTGTATGtgctgagtgtgcgtgtgtgtgtaatacgcAGTAGGCAGCAGGGCGCACACCTGTAATGTCTGGAGGCACTTTCCAATCCTTGCCACACTGTATATTCATGTTGAAAATGTGATCACTGTCACCATATATGCAGTTGTGTACAGTTTCTATACATAGCTATATATTTCGATGGATATTTCTACAGTCCATACtataaaagcaaaaaatgacAATAGATATATAATTCTTAACTTATTAAATAAAACCTTGATTACCTGATCACATTAATGATCCACTCATTCAGttgttttcaatattttaacGGGAAACACAAAGGGAGGAGAGAATTATGTACTGAATTgaagaaaatgggaaaatgctTACAGAAACTATCTTTAAAATAgggtaaataaaagaaaaatagagagatgcaacacattcacacatatctTTCTTCTCCTGCTCTTCTCATTCACACTTTCCTTCCGGCACTTTCTCTCCTTGTCAGGTTGATCAAGTCCCCTCTGGAACGACAGTCAGAGATCTGTGAGGATTTCTCTCTGTGTCGCCTCTATGCACATCGCTATGGATACCAGAATGCTTATCAGAAGTATTTCCCTGGAAGACATTTGAGAATGGTCAGAGTGTAatccagagaggaagagaggacagAGAAGGCCATGAATCAGTCTCCGTGTCACTTGCCAGTTATTGTACTTCTTTCCTTCTAACTGGgttgtatatatatacgtatatcaTTTTGTTGATTGATTTGGCAATTCTAGAAATTGTTTTACACCCCAAGCATTACCTGCTTATCCGAACCCTCCTGGTGCACTTATTCATCACAATGGGGCTCCTAGGCTCAGCTCAGACATTGGAATTGATCATATCTgtcattttcatattatttattttaatataatatgtatATCAATATGATATATTTCGGCAATCACATAAGTTCCAaaccatatttattttctcatacaATATAGCTTTAAGTCACACTCAATCTTATCAATCTATTATACTCATTTCACTATATTTCACTATATTTCatcacattgttttttttaaaacatctgAATTCACAAGCTCGTCTGTTTCAATTAAAGAATGAaaccatttctattttttctaaatgagaaaaaaaaaaatcatatcttGCAGTCTAGAATGCTTCAACAGTACTTTGCACACTAGAACACATTATTATTCCTTCCTGCAGTGAGAGCATTACTGCTCCTGACAGTAACTGTTAGCTATCCTCTTTATTCTGCACTCGGATCGGATGATTCAGAATGTAAAGctatgatttatgattgttttaTACCATGGTTAGGCAACAACTGTGTACAAAGTGTCTGTAAACAGATTATGTGGAATCACCAATAAAAGTGAGCTTgaatttatttctgtaaatgtgtatATTATTGTAATCAGATATGTGAATGCATAATATGTTCCACAGCTTCATATGAAGCAATCAATTGGCAAGAGTCATTGTAGCAGCTTTCTGTGTTATAACTCCAgatgtaaatgtgtatgtatagtTCTTCCAGACTAATTACAGAACATTAACAACTGGTTTATGTATTTACATAGTTTATGTGACAAAACATAGCACTATCCTGCACCATAACCACA from Conger conger chromosome 2, fConCon1.1, whole genome shotgun sequence encodes the following:
- the LOC133122740 gene encoding matrix Gla protein-like, giving the protein MKVTLQCGVLSVILVLCLCYDSHESRESFEDLFLSPYRANSFFNRPRVNTYNSYNYRRLIKSPLERQSEICEDFSLCRLYAHRYGYQNAYQKYFPGRHLRMVRV